The following coding sequences are from one Paenibacillus tundrae window:
- a CDS encoding MmcQ/YjbR family DNA-binding protein, producing the protein MNNIIKYCLTKKGAEKDFPFGPDILVIKVAGKMFALIFESRHTINLKCDPVIAENLREQHENIQPGYHMNKKHWNTVLINESMDESDVFPMIDHSYDLVFGKLPKSTREAIMMRI; encoded by the coding sequence ATGAACAATATCATTAAATACTGCCTTACGAAAAAAGGTGCAGAAAAAGACTTTCCTTTTGGACCAGACATCCTAGTAATCAAGGTTGCTGGGAAAATGTTTGCACTCATTTTTGAAAGCAGACATACGATAAACCTTAAATGTGATCCGGTTATTGCGGAAAATTTGAGAGAACAGCATGAGAATATACAGCCAGGATATCATATGAACAAAAAACACTGGAACACCGTTCTGATCAATGAATCTATGGATGAGTCCGATGTATTTCCTATGATTGATCATTCTTATGATCTGGTCTTCGGTAAACTTCCCAAAAGTACCCGAGAAGCGATCATGATGAGGATTTAG
- a CDS encoding contractile injection system protein, VgrG/Pvc8 family: MSLVTVSYEQLQIQPFDIRIHEVTLLMKVHDHGKLTFTGVIPEEKEEQYVRMADESTPVELFYTDEQGQKQRLFHGIILKLHVKVENKVYWLEAEAVSHSHAMDLRRKTRSYQNISMLIPDVMQKISGSYPDGQVFNTFIEKKKLGAYTLQYQETDWEFLKRLASHYHTVLVPVSTEERIRIYLGLPEQRDAGKLEATHYRMYKDMLAYQKEAKLGTSDINEKDYIRYEVQVRDRVLQLGDQVQFKGHSLYVFEIRTEMKKGLLLHHYVLGHKASAYRRKRYNSRLVGASISGNIMGVVRDEVQVHLDSDQEWSLATAYLFPYSTMYASDDQTGWYCMPEKGDSIRLYFPNARENEGIALSSVRQKLPAEKDMASAVSSGSGASSHTGGSGSGNSSGAGGGTTTIVQQQQLQPVVNFDKDLKEDLMANPNTKFLLTPTGQKITFEEDRITITGSTGGATLTLTSAGTIILNCENKITLQASKQVELVAETVTLQANQIDMSTKDGNGGLTIDQGQVVIKGIEILMNQ; encoded by the coding sequence ATGTCTCTAGTAACAGTTAGTTATGAACAATTGCAGATTCAGCCGTTTGATATCCGAATCCATGAAGTAACTTTACTCATGAAAGTTCATGATCATGGCAAGCTTACTTTCACTGGAGTGATTCCGGAAGAGAAGGAAGAACAGTACGTACGAATGGCGGACGAGAGTACGCCAGTTGAATTGTTCTATACGGACGAGCAGGGTCAAAAGCAACGTTTATTTCACGGAATTATTTTGAAGCTACATGTGAAGGTGGAGAACAAGGTGTACTGGCTTGAAGCGGAAGCTGTGTCCCATTCGCATGCTATGGATCTTCGGCGCAAAACACGTTCCTATCAAAATATAAGTATGTTGATTCCTGACGTTATGCAGAAGATTAGTGGGTCCTATCCGGATGGACAAGTCTTCAACACCTTCATTGAGAAAAAAAAGCTGGGTGCGTATACACTGCAATATCAAGAAACGGATTGGGAATTCCTGAAGAGACTTGCGTCACATTATCATACGGTTCTTGTTCCCGTATCTACGGAGGAACGCATTCGTATCTATCTTGGGCTGCCTGAACAACGGGATGCCGGCAAGCTGGAAGCGACACACTACCGAATGTATAAAGATATGCTCGCTTATCAGAAAGAAGCTAAGTTAGGGACGAGTGATATCAACGAAAAGGATTATATCCGTTATGAAGTACAGGTACGTGATCGGGTGCTCCAGCTTGGGGATCAAGTGCAGTTCAAAGGACATTCACTATATGTGTTCGAAATTCGGACTGAGATGAAAAAGGGGTTGCTTTTACATCATTATGTGCTTGGCCACAAAGCATCTGCATATCGCCGCAAGCGTTACAACTCCCGTTTGGTGGGTGCGTCCATCTCCGGAAATATCATGGGTGTGGTGAGAGACGAGGTTCAGGTTCATCTTGATAGCGATCAGGAGTGGAGCCTGGCGACAGCCTATCTGTTCCCATACTCCACGATGTATGCATCGGATGATCAGACTGGCTGGTATTGCATGCCTGAGAAAGGTGATAGTATCCGGCTCTATTTTCCCAATGCGAGAGAAAACGAAGGCATTGCATTAAGCTCTGTTCGTCAAAAACTACCTGCGGAGAAAGATATGGCAAGTGCGGTGTCCTCAGGATCGGGGGCATCCTCGCATACAGGTGGGAGCGGAAGTGGAAATAGCAGTGGGGCAGGTGGTGGAACGACAACGATTGTACAGCAGCAACAGCTGCAGCCAGTTGTGAATTTTGATAAGGATCTGAAAGAAGATCTGATGGCGAATCCCAATACGAAGTTCCTTCTAACACCGACGGGTCAGAAGATTACTTTTGAAGAGGATCGCATCACGATTACCGGCTCGACCGGAGGGGCAACGCTGACCTTGACCAGTGCTGGAACGATTATTCTTAATTGCGAGAACAAAATCACGCTACAGGCCAGTAAACAAGTGGAATTAGTAGCAGAGACGGTGACCCTTCAGGCGAATCAGATTGATATGTCTACCAAAGACGGTAATGGCGGTTTAACCATTGATCAAGGACAGGTCGTGATCAAAGGAATCGAAATATTAATGAATCAGTAA